One part of the Pecten maximus chromosome 9, xPecMax1.1, whole genome shotgun sequence genome encodes these proteins:
- the LOC117335032 gene encoding uncharacterized protein LOC117335032, protein MYCRILYIVLLLLCTNLQCFVNIISSKYCGAGFVLTFEIDKMTAVKVLMEIGTELGYKGTDLQKFVKDEQDRERDERQSEREQKQKEWDEQQKVEQIKLSILKEQRALEMDKEERAARDHARKMELLEKEERKPQMDQGKSPSVSARGPKLPAFEEGKDNIDSYLQRFERYATTQGWNKTTQWASNLSVLLKGRALDVFSRLPVDQSLDYDVLKGALLKRFEMTEDGFRKRFRSGRPETGETFSQFAVRLESDLVRWMEMASVDKTYDGLRDLMVRDQFLQACGNELKLFLKERIPKSIAEMSTLADQFAEARGNASNFVRPARKFDKTSSSMKTQQSSNSHSDAKESKKGQTGGKHCFICKKPDHMSYNCPKKSSSGKVGVTTGRRSEHFGVNISCYVKIPKSDEMPVVDGRVDESPVSVLRDTGCSGVVIKRSLVGEEQMTGETQTCKLADGSKLEVPIATVFINTPYYVGSVVAWCMDNPLYDVIIGNIEGARQPRDPDTDWKTEAVAAVQTRAQRQKENRPYRALNVPTADNFATPDEIKAEQEADDSLVKLWQLARNDDKKIRSDGGKSHFYVKRGLLYREFQSPSSAQGRLFKQLVVPTKLRPAVMKLAHDSVMSGHLAVKRTTERILSEFYWPGLTSDVTRFCRSCDVCQRTFPKGRVTKVPLGVMPLIGTPFQRVAIDLVGPLQPATDRGNRYILTLVDYATRYPEAIPLKGIETERVAEALVDIYSRVGVPSEVLTDQGAQFTSELMREVSRLLSIRQLTTTPYHPMCNGLVERFNGTFKQMLRRMCAERPRDWDKYINALLFAYREVPQESLGFSPFEMLYGRTVRGPMMILKELWTKQVPDPETKTTYQYVIDLKAKLEDTCEMAQKQLRTSKIRQASYYNRKAKERQLNVGQKVLILLPTKRNKLEMQWRGPYRITEKMGSMDYKVDIDGKVKTVHANLLRRYVERGENSACQQSGIMSVVCVSMVDEEEEETVDYEDGLLEDITMPQLGRKESAEDVLVSELLTKPQRKDLTELMEEFDDVLTDMPGNTSLVVHDIKTTTSEPVRVKPHNIPFNMKETIRDEVDKMLKMGVIHPSKSPYSAGVVIVRKKDGTNRFCVDYRHLNRITVFDAEPMPDAEDIFSRLAGHQYFSRLDLSKGYWQVPMSESSRQKTAFSTPVGLFEFSVMPFGLVNAPATFCRLMRKLLRGMTNIESFIDDLLIYTKTWEEHVLVLAELFRRLRGAGLTARPSKCALGYGSLECLGHIVGQQGLLPTPDKVKAISEAERPTTKKQVRSFLGLAGFYRKFIPNFAVIAVPLTDLTRKGMPNKVIWQDTHERAFNTLKKLLSSSPILKLPDLEAEFTLQTDASDKGIGGILLQMEGDHLLPVAYASRKLKSSECAYSVIEKECLAVVWSIQKFQKYIYGKEFVLETDHQPLIYLNKMKGVNARLMRWALQLQPYKFRIRAIRGCENVGADFLSRM, encoded by the coding sequence ATGTATTGCAGGATTTTGTacattgtgttgttgttgttgtgtacCAATTTGCagtgttttgtaaatattatttcaaGCAAATACTGTGGTGCAGGTTTTGTACTGACTTTTGAGATTGACAAAATGACGGCGGTCAAAGTTCTCATGGAGATTGGAACTGAGCTTGGGTACAAAGGCACAGATTTACAGAAGTTTGTCAAAGATGAGCAGGATAGAGAGCGAGATGAGAGACAGAGTGAACGGGAACAGAAGCAGAAGGAATGGGACGAACAGCAAAAAGTGGAGCAGATTAAGCTGAGTATATTGAAGGAGCAACGTGCTTTGGAGATGGACAAAGAAGAAAGAGCTGCTAGAGATCATGCAAGAAAGATGGAACTATTAGAGAAGGAGGAGAGGAAACCACAAATGGATCAAGGTAAGTCACCTTCTGTATCAGCGAGGGGACCGAAACTTCCTGCTTTTGAGGAGGGGAAGGATAATATTGATTCCTACCTTCAAAGGTTTGAGCGGTATGCTACAACGCAAGGATGGAACAAGACCACACAATGGGCTTCGAACCTTAGTGTTTTGTTGAAGGGAAGAGCTCTGGACGTATTCTCTAGATTGCCTGTTGATCAGAGTCTTGACTATGATGTGCTGAAGGGAGCCTTGTTAAAGCGTTTCGAGATGACCGAGGATGGCTTTAGGAAAAGATTCCGAAGTGGGCGACCGGAAACAGGCGAGACCTTTTCGCAGTTCGCGGTACGGCTTGAGAGCGACCTCGTTAGGTGGATGGAGATGGCATCCGTTGATAAGACGTATGATGGCCTGAGAGACCTGATGGTAAGAGACCAATTCCTACAGGCGTGTGGGAATGAGCTGAAACTTTTCCTTAAGGAGAGGATTCCCAAGAGTATTGCTGAGATGTCAACATTAGCTGACCAATTCGCTGAGGCTAGAGGGAACGCGTCTAACTTTGTAAGACCAGCCCGGAAGTTTGATAAGACCTCGTCAAGCATGAAGACCCAGCAATCTTCCAATTCTCATTCTGATGCCAAGGAGTCTAAGAAGGGACAGACTGGAGgtaaacattgttttatttgtaagaAACCAGACCACATGTCTTACAATTGTCCGAAGAAGTCAAGTAGTGGTAAAGTTGGAGTTACGACTGGTAGACGTAGCGAGCATTTTGGAGTAAACATATCCTGCTATGTGAAGATTCCTAAGTCTGATGAGATGCCGGTTGTAGATGGCCGTGTTGATGAGTCTCCTGTGTCAGTGTTAAGAGATACCGGATGTTCTGGAGTGGTAATCAAGCGGAGTTTAGTTGGCGAAGAGCAGATGACTGGTGAGACCCAAACATGTAAGCTAGCAGATGGTTCTAAGTTAGAGGTTCCTATTGCTACTGTTTTTATCAACACACCGTATTACGTTGGTTCTGTCGTGGCGTGGTGTATGGACAATCCACTGTATGATGTAATTATTGGAAACATCGAGGGTGCGAGACAGCCTAGAGATCCAGATACTGATTGGAAGACGGAAGCTGTTGCTGCTGTACAGACAAGGGCTCAACGGCAGAAGGAGAACCGACCCTATCGCGCATTGAATGTACCTACTGCAGACAACTTTGCTACTCCTGATGAGATCAAAGCTGAACAGGAAGCTGATGACAGTCTTGTGAAGCTATGGCAATTGGCGAGGAATGATGACAAGAAGATACGATCAGATGGCGGTAAGTCTCATTTCTATGTCAAGAGGGGTCTATTATACAGAGAGTTTCAGAGTCCATCATCAGCACAGGGAAGGCTGTTTAAGCAGCTGGTGGTACCGACCAAGTTGAGACCTGCTGTGATGAAGTTGGCTCACGATTCTGTGATGTCTGGCCATTTAGCGGTGAAACGGACGACCGAGCGGATATTATCAGAGTTCTATTGGCCTGGGTTGACGTCAGATGTGACAAGATTTTGTCGCTCGTGTGATGTCTGCCAACGGACATTTCCCAAGGGCAGGGTGACCAAGGTTCCGTTAGGGGTTATGCCACTCATTGGAACGCCATTTCAGCGCGTAGCTATTGACCTGGTGGGGCCACTCCAACCTGCTACAGACCGTGGGAACCGCTATATCTTAACACTAGTGGATTATGCCACAAGATATCCAGAGGCCATACCATTGAAAGGAATCGAGACGGAGCGTGTCGCCGAGGCACTGGTCGATATTTATAGTCGTGTTGGTGTCCCAAGCGAGGTACTCACAGACCAGGGAGCTCAATTCACATCAGAACTCATGAGGGAGGTAAGCCGTTTACTATCTATTCGCCAGTTGACCACAACACCCTATCATCCGATGTGTAATGGCCTAGTCGAGAGGTTTAATGGAACTTTTAAACAAATGCTTCGTCGGATGTGTGCTGAAAGACCCAGGGATTGGGATAAATATATCAACGCACTACTATTCGCGTATCGTGAGGTTCCCCAAGAGAGTCTTGGCTTTTCACCATTTGAGATGCTGTATGGTCGTACTGTCAGAGGGCCAATGATGATCTTAAAGGAGCTTTGGACCAAACAAGTTCCGGATCCTGAGACAAAGACTACCTACCAGTATGTCATTGATCTGAAGGCAAAGCTAGAAGACACCTGTGAGATGGCCCAGAAGCAACTTCGGACATCGAAGATCCGCCAAGCGTCTTACTATAACCGGAAGGCTAAGGAAAGACAACTGAATGTTGGCCAGAAGGTTTTGATTTTGTTGCCAACGAAGAGGAACAAGTTAGAGATGCAGTGGCGAGGACCATACCGGATTACAGAGAAGATGGGTTCAATGGATTATAAGGTCGACATTGATGGAAAGGTGAAAACTGTGCATGCCAACCTCCTACGGCGATACGTTGAGAGGGGAGAGAACTCTGCATGTCAGCAATCCGGAATTAtgtctgttgtttgtgtgtccATGGTGGATGAAGAGGAAGAGGAGACGGTTGATTACGAAGATGGTCTGTTGGAGGATATTACGATGCCTCAGTTGGGGAGGAAGGAGTCAGCTGAAGATGTATTAGTTTCTGAGCTATTGACCAAACCACAAAGGAAGGATTTGACAGAACTGATGGAGGAATTTGATGATGTTCTGACTGATATGCCCGGGAATACATCGTTAGTTGTACATGACATCAAGACGACAACATCCGAACCAGTTAGAGTCAAGCCTCACAACATTCCATTCAACATGAAGGAAACTATCAGGGATGAGGTAGATAAGATGTTGAAGATGGGAGTTATTCACCCGTCAAAGTCTCCTTATTCGGCAGGGGTTGTGATTGTAAGAAAGAAAGATGGCACGAATAGGTTTTGCGTCGATTATCGTCACCTGAATCGGATAACCGTATTTGACGCCGAACCGATGCCAGACGCCGAGGATATTTTCTCGCGACTTGCGGGTCACCAATATTTTTCCCGTCTTGACCTTAGTAAAGGCTACTGGCAAGTTCCTATGTCAGAGAGTTCCAGACAGAAAACGGCATTTTCAACACCTGTTGGATTATTCGAATTCTCAGTCATGCCGTTTGGTCTTGTAAACGCCCCAGCGACTTTCTGTCGATTGATGAGGAAACTTCTTCGGGGAATGACCAACATAGAGAGTTTTATAGACGACCTGTTAATCTACACGAAGACATGGGAGGAGCACGTTTTAGTACTTGCAGAATTGTTCAGACGACTGAGAGGGGCTGGATTGACAGCGAGACCAAGTAAATGCGCGCTTGGATATGGTAGTCTAGAGTGTTTGGGACATATTGTTGGACAGCAGGGATTGCTACCAACCCCGGACAAGGTCAAAGCAATCAGCGAAGCGGAGAGACCAACGACGAAGAAGCAGGTGCGATCTTTTCTGGGTCTGGCCGGATTTTACCGGAAATTCATCCCTAATTTTGCTGTTATTGCTGTTCCATTGACTGACCTGACAAGAAAGGGAATGCCAAACAAGGTGATATGGCAGGACACTCATGAGAGAGCGTTCAACACTCTGAAGAAGCTCCTATCATCTAGTCCAATACTGAAGTTACCTGACTTGGAAGCGGAATTCACTCTCCAGACCGATGCATCAGATAAGGGAATAGGCGGTATTTTACTGCAAATGGAGGGAGACCATTTACTTCCGGTGGCTTATGCTAGCCGAAAACTGAAGTCCAGTGAATGTGCATATTCCGTGATTGAGAAGGAATGTTTGGCTGTAGTGTGGTCCATTCAGAAATTCCAAAAATACATCTATGGGAAGGAGTTCGTGTTGGAGACAGATCATCAACCACTTATATATTTGAACAAGATGAAGGGTGTGAACGCGAGGTTAATGAGATGGGCACTGCAACTACAACCGTACAAATTCCGAATACGTGCAATCAGAGGATGTGAAAACGTTGGTGCGGATTTCCTCAGTAGAATGTGA